The Methylomicrobium lacus LW14 genome window below encodes:
- a CDS encoding alkene reductase: MSNLFEPITVGAITLPNRIIMAPLTRCRAGAGRVPNTLMSEYYAQRAGAGLILSEATCVSAQGVGYPDTPGIWSDAQVEGWSKVTRAIHAAGGRMFLQLWHVGRVSHPDYLNGELPVAPSAIAPLGHVSLLRPLREFVTPRALDAAEIPGIVEAYRKGAENAKRAGFDGVELHGANGYLLDQFLQDSTNKRTDRYGGPIENRARLLLEVTDAAISVWGADRVGVHLAPRGDAHSMGDSDPLSTFGYVAEQLGRRGIAFIFTRESLGENRISPALKKRFGGVLIANEGFNRETAEQVIAAGEADAVAFGKDFISNPDLPRRLQLNVPLNPYHTETFYGYGLKGPETGYTDYPSLVAEAG; the protein is encoded by the coding sequence ATGAGCAATCTGTTTGAACCCATTACTGTTGGGGCGATTACGCTCCCTAACCGGATCATCATGGCGCCGCTGACGCGCTGCCGTGCCGGCGCCGGCAGAGTCCCTAACACGCTGATGTCCGAATACTACGCGCAAAGGGCGGGTGCAGGACTGATTTTAAGCGAAGCAACCTGTGTTTCCGCGCAGGGCGTCGGTTATCCGGACACGCCGGGGATATGGTCTGATGCTCAAGTCGAGGGCTGGTCCAAGGTCACCCGGGCCATACACGCCGCCGGCGGACGGATGTTTTTGCAGCTATGGCATGTCGGCCGGGTTTCCCATCCGGATTACCTGAACGGCGAACTTCCCGTCGCCCCGAGCGCGATTGCACCGCTGGGTCATGTCAGCCTGTTGCGGCCTCTTAGGGAATTCGTGACGCCGAGAGCCCTGGACGCGGCCGAAATTCCCGGCATTGTCGAAGCCTATCGCAAGGGCGCGGAAAACGCCAAACGGGCCGGTTTCGACGGCGTCGAGCTGCATGGGGCCAACGGTTACCTGCTCGACCAGTTTTTGCAAGACAGCACCAACAAGCGCACTGACCGCTATGGCGGCCCGATAGAAAACCGTGCCCGCTTGCTGCTGGAAGTCACCGATGCCGCGATTTCGGTCTGGGGAGCGGACCGCGTCGGGGTTCACCTCGCGCCCAGGGGCGATGCCCATTCGATGGGCGATTCGGACCCCTTGAGCACCTTTGGCTACGTGGCGGAGCAATTAGGCCGGCGGGGCATTGCCTTTATTTTTACGCGCGAGTCCCTGGGGGAAAACCGCATCAGTCCCGCCTTGAAAAAACGCTTTGGCGGCGTTTTGATCGCCAACGAGGGCTTCAACCGGGAAACGGCCGAACAGGTGATCGCCGCAGGGGAGGCGGACGCGGTCGCTTTTGGCAAGGACTTCATCTCCAATCCGGATTTGCCCCGCCGCCTGCAACTGAATGTGCCGCTCAATCCCTATCATACCGAAACGTTCTACGGCTACGGGCTAAAGGGGCCGGAGACGGGCTACACCGATTATCCCAGTTTGGTGGCT